From the genome of Gloeocapsa sp. DLM2.Bin57:
TAATTAAAAAAGTGGGGATGGGCATCGCCTCACTCAAAAACGGTCAATCATCTCTGAAGGTGAAAGATAAGAAGCCTACAGCGTAATCTTTGATTCGGTATAGGAGTATGTCACTAAAGGATATTTGTACAGCTTGTAACCAATCTCTCAGGGGAAGAAAACGAGAACGAGACAGATAGAGAAAGACCCCTAACATTACATAAGGAATCCAAGGGAGTAAACCAGTCATTTGCGCCTTCCCTGGGGTAATTTCACTGTTTTTACTTCCTATCCAAGCTGGTGACCATTGGGAGCGATCGGGAAAATCCCAGGTTTGTTTAGGTAATAAAAATCCTTGTTTCGCTGCGGGAATAACGATAATCATCGCTATTAAACTCCCAAATAGAGAAGGAAAAGCAGGACCTAGCAAAATAGCTGTTAATACATAAGGAATAGCTAAAGCTAAACCTGCGAATATAGCAAATCCTGCAACGGGTAAACCATCTCGCCAAGATTTATTTTCCCCAAAAGTAGTCGTAAGTATCAATACTAACGCCAAAGGAATAAACGTCCCGATCAACCCTTGAACTATACCTGTTTGAGCACCTATCAGGTCGATATATTCCGAAAAACTTAACCCTAGTCTTTCCACTTCTGTGGTAACCGCGTTTATTCCTTCTAAACCATTGTTAACCCCAATAATAAAAGGTGTACCTACTGCACCAAATGAAGCCGCTGTAGGTTGTACTAATAACGCGGCTAATACTGCAGCCATTCCCGGGAAGCCGATCGCTACTAATAAAGGTACACAAACAACCGCTGTACTACCAAATCCTGACGCTCCTTCGATAAAGCAACCCAATAACCAAGCAATCAGGATAACTTGCACACGGCGATCGCTACTAACTCCTAATAAACTTTGTCTAATCTTGCTAATTGCTCCTGATTCTTGTAAAACATTTAAGAGTAGAATAGCTCCAAAAACGATATAAACGATTTCTAGGGCTACAATTAATCCTTGAAAGGTTGCTGCGGCGATTTGATTTAAGGGAACTTCCCAGACTAATATACAGAGAATTACCGTGACTAGATAAGCGATAGGCATTCCTTGATTAGCAGGACGATTAGCTACCGCTAGCAATAAAAAAGCTGTTAAAATCGGTGCAAAGGCCAATAGTGAGTAGATAGCTATTGGCATGATTTATATTCTACTTGATTTTTAAGAATTTTCCCCTGTTCAAAATCAGTAACATTGTTCAGAGTCGTATCAGCGATACTAGCTAAAGCATTTTCTGTGAAGAATCCCTGATGAGCTGTAATTACCACATTAGGAAATGATTGCAATAATTGAAAGGTATCATCTTGGATAATGTCATCTGACCAATCTTGGAAAAATAGTGATTCTTCTTCCTCGTAAACATCGATACCGAGATAACCAATTTGACCTGATTTAATCCCCGCGATCGCAGCAGCTGTATCTACTAAAGCACCACGACTAGTATTAATTAACATCACACCTGGTTTCATTTGCCCTATGGTTTCTTGATTAATCAGATAATGAGTACTAGGTAGCAAAGGACAATGTAGAGAGATAATATCAGAATTACTCAGTAGTTCAGGTAAATCTACATAACGAGCACTAGGGCAAATTTTCTGTAATTCTTCGTTAGGATAGGGATCGTAAGCTAAGAGGTAACAACCAAAACCCTGCATAATTTGGGAAAATACCATGCCAATTTGACCAGTACCAATTATACCTACGGTAGAGCCATACAAATCAAACCCCAATAACCCGTCTAGGGTAAAATTATCGTCTCTGACGCGGTTATAAGCTCGATAAAGTTTACGATTGAGCATCAGTACTAAACCCGCGGCTAATTCAGCTACAGCGTGGGGAGAGTAAGCGGGAACGCGCAATACTTTGATGTCTAATTCCCTGGCTTTAGCTAAGTCAACGTTGTTAAAACCCGCTGAACGTAAGGCGAGTACTTTAGTTCCACCAGCAGCGAGAATCTCTAAGGTGGCAGCGTCAGCAACGTCGTTGACAAAGATACACACCGCCGGAAATCCTGCAGCTAGACTCGCAGTTTGAGAGTTGAGGAGACCTTCAAAAAAGGTTAAATCGTGGTGATAATTAACATTGATTTTCTCAAAGGATTGGCGATCGTAGGGTTTACTGCTAAAAAAGGCTATTTTCATGTTTTTAATTATCTATATACTCTAAAGATAGAGAGTATTTCTCTACCTGGTTATTACCTAACTGTATCTAAACAGCAGCTAGTTGGAAAGTAGCACCTAATCCAGCTATCATTTCTTCAGGAGTAATTTTACCATCTCCATCTAAATCAAGTGCATCAAAGACAGCGTCTAATCCTAACCATTCTTCCCGAGTGATTAAACCATCCCCGTCGAGATCGTAAGCTTCAAAGATACCAGTAGCTAGAGAGCCTACTTTAGCACCGCTTTCTAATTCAGCGAGACGATTTGCCATGAATTTTTCTAGACATTCTAGGGATTTGCTGAATCCTGCAATACCTTCGGCTAATTTTTCCGTCGCCATCACGTTTTCTGCGTGCATTTTGGTAAATTTGGCTTCATCTATAGTCATTTTCTCGATGTTCATCTCTACAGTTTTAGCAGGATCGAGTTTACGGGTTAATTGTCCTGTAGTTTCCGCCAATTGGGCTAGATGAGTAGGGGCGATCGTCAATAAATCACATCCTGCTAATTCGATGATTTCTCCAAGATTACGGAAGCTTGCTCCCATTACTTCGGTTTGGTAACCAAATTTTTTGTAGTAATTATAGATACCTGTTACTGATTGTACTCCTGGATCATCTGCTCCATGATACTGTTTACCTGTATTTTTAACGTACCAATCAAGGATACGTCCTACATAAGGTGAGATGATGGTTGCGTCAATTTCTGCACAGGCGATCGCTTGGTGAATGCCAAATAAGAGGGTCATATTACACTGAATACCTTCTTTTTCTAGCACTTTGGCTGCACAAATTCCCTCCCAAGTGGAAGCGATTTTAATCATTACCCTTTCTGCGGGTACACCGTCTTTAACGAATTCATTAAGTAAATAACGACTTTGTTTGATTGTAGCTTCAGTGTCGTGGGATAAACGGGGATCTGCTTGAACCGAAACGCGATCGGGTACAATCTCTAAAATCCTTTTACCAAAAGATACCGCTAAACTAGCATAAGCTGATGAGAGTATTTCAGCATCTGTAGCTGTTGCGCCTGCATCTTTTTTAGCTTTTAATAAAGTCTCATCGACGATTTCCCGATATTCTGGCATTTGTGCTGCTGTAGAAATTAGGGAAGGATTAGTAGTAGCGTCTTTAGGAGCAAATTTTCTAATAGCTTGAAGATCTCCTGTATCAGCAACCACAGAGGTTAATTCTTTAAGTTGTTCGAGCAGATTTTTGGACATTATTTTAGAATTACATTTTATTTATTAATAACCGTTTTTATCTTACTTACTTGTTCAGTCATTGTCAAATCTTTAGGTTAAGAAACAATTAATAATAAGTTAAGGTTTATTTAAATAGTGTAAAATGTTCAAGTTAGTAAATTATTACTTTTAAAATGATGATTAGTGCTATTATTACTGATATAGAAGGTACAACATCTTCTCTTTCTTTTGTTAAGGATACTTTATTCCCTTATGCCCGTCAACGCATTGGAGAATATTTACGTGCTAACGCTAGCATACCAGCAATAGAAGTCCAATTAGCCGAAATTCGCCGTCTGACTCATCAACCGCAACTATCTTTAGAAGAGATCATTACTCTACTCAAACAATGGATAGATGAAGATCAAAAAATTACCCCACTTAAAAATATTCAGGGATTAATCTGGGAGGAAGGTTATCAACAAGGAATTTATCAAGGACATATCTACTCTGATGCAGTAGCTAAATTGCAACAATGGTTTAGTGAAAATATTACTTTATGTGTATATTCTTCTGGTTCAGTATCAGCGCAAAAACTGTTATTTGCTCATACTAAATATGGTGATTTAACTCCTCTCTTTTCTGCTTATTTTGATACTAATATTGGTGCTAAGATAGATAGTAATTCTTATCAAAGCATCTCTCAATCTTTACGGATATTGCCAGCAGAAACACTCTTTCTTTCTGATGTGGAAAAAGAGTTAGACGCAGCCAAAGCAGCAGGATTTCAAACTAGATGGTTAGTGAGGGAAGGAGAAATTAATAGTCATGCTAGTCATCTACAGGTAAAAGATTTTTGGGCAATTGAGTTAACCTGAGTTCGGGGTTAGGTGTTATAAAGTTAGCACAAACTGAGCGAGACGAACGACGAATTTGGTCAGGAAATTGTTTTGATAATTCAAAGATAGTCAGAGCAGCATCAAATGCTTTTTGATAGATAATATCAAGTTCGGATGAATACTTACGATAAAAGTGAGATAAGGCACTCTAGCACTCTTGCAATAGGCAAGAGAAAAATTTATTATAACTAATTAAACGGACATGATCTAACTAGATCTTCATGAGTTTTAATGCTTTTTTTCTTCTTCTCCCTTGTCTCACCCCATTATAAATCTAAATGTAAAAAACCTGCCCTTGTCAGTCTCCCCACACTTTCTCTCACTATAGTTGACTAGAAATATGATATTATTTCTTATTGTCTTTTCAAATAAAGAGTTAAGGTTATGGAAATTGGTTATAATTCTCGCTTTTTTTCCTTAATGCTGATTGGCGCTTTAAGTGTTTCCCTCTGGGGTTTTTCCTCCCCTAAATCCTTTAAAGCGGAAGACGAAAGACCTACTAATTGCAGAGACATACATAATAGTGAAGAAAGAGTGGG
Proteins encoded in this window:
- a CDS encoding 2-hydroxyacid dehydrogenase, coding for MKIAFFSSKPYDRQSFEKINVNYHHDLTFFEGLLNSQTASLAAGFPAVCIFVNDVADAATLEILAAGGTKVLALRSAGFNNVDLAKARELDIKVLRVPAYSPHAVAELAAGLVLMLNRKLYRAYNRVRDDNFTLDGLLGFDLYGSTVGIIGTGQIGMVFSQIMQGFGCYLLAYDPYPNEELQKICPSARYVDLPELLSNSDIISLHCPLLPSTHYLINQETIGQMKPGVMLINTSRGALVDTAAAIAGIKSGQIGYLGIDVYEEEESLFFQDWSDDIIQDDTFQLLQSFPNVVITAHQGFFTENALASIADTTLNNVTDFEQGKILKNQVEYKSCQ
- a CDS encoding transaldolase, which codes for MSKNLLEQLKELTSVVADTGDLQAIRKFAPKDATTNPSLISTAAQMPEYREIVDETLLKAKKDAGATATDAEILSSAYASLAVSFGKRILEIVPDRVSVQADPRLSHDTEATIKQSRYLLNEFVKDGVPAERVMIKIASTWEGICAAKVLEKEGIQCNMTLLFGIHQAIACAEIDATIISPYVGRILDWYVKNTGKQYHGADDPGVQSVTGIYNYYKKFGYQTEVMGASFRNLGEIIELAGCDLLTIAPTHLAQLAETTGQLTRKLDPAKTVEMNIEKMTIDEAKFTKMHAENVMATEKLAEGIAGFSKSLECLEKFMANRLAELESGAKVGSLATGIFEAYDLDGDGLITREEWLGLDAVFDALDLDGDGKITPEEMIAGLGATFQLAAV
- a CDS encoding L-lactate permease, whose amino-acid sequence is MPIAIYSLLAFAPILTAFLLLAVANRPANQGMPIAYLVTVILCILVWEVPLNQIAAATFQGLIVALEIVYIVFGAILLLNVLQESGAISKIRQSLLGVSSDRRVQVILIAWLLGCFIEGASGFGSTAVVCVPLLVAIGFPGMAAVLAALLVQPTAASFGAVGTPFIIGVNNGLEGINAVTTEVERLGLSFSEYIDLIGAQTGIVQGLIGTFIPLALVLILTTTFGENKSWRDGLPVAGFAIFAGLALAIPYVLTAILLGPAFPSLFGSLIAMIIVIPAAKQGFLLPKQTWDFPDRSQWSPAWIGSKNSEITPGKAQMTGLLPWIPYVMLGVFLYLSRSRFLPLRDWLQAVQISFSDILLYRIKDYAVGFLSFTFRDD
- the mtnC gene encoding acireductone synthase encodes the protein MISAIITDIEGTTSSLSFVKDTLFPYARQRIGEYLRANASIPAIEVQLAEIRRLTHQPQLSLEEIITLLKQWIDEDQKITPLKNIQGLIWEEGYQQGIYQGHIYSDAVAKLQQWFSENITLCVYSSGSVSAQKLLFAHTKYGDLTPLFSAYFDTNIGAKIDSNSYQSISQSLRILPAETLFLSDVEKELDAAKAAGFQTRWLVREGEINSHASHLQVKDFWAIELT